The following proteins come from a genomic window of bacterium:
- a CDS encoding type II toxin-antitoxin system Phd/YefM family antitoxin, translated as MEKILSLSEAKTKLNSLVDEVILQENEFIITKNGKPAAILVSPLMYEGWKETEEIYKDSDFLKEIKQGIKRLKKGKTLSFEEVFGDD; from the coding sequence ATGGAAAAAATACTGTCTTTATCTGAAGCCAAAACAAAACTTAATAGTTTAGTGGATGAAGTGATTTTGCAAGAGAATGAATTCATCATCACCAAAAACGGTAAGCCTGCGGCTATTTTGGTATCCCCCCTTATGTATGAGGGCTGGAAAGAAACGGAAGAAATTTATAAAGACTCTGATTTTTTAAAAGAAATCAAACAAGGTATTAAAAGACTTAAAAAAGGAAAAACCTTGTCTTTTGAGGAAGTTTTTGGGGACGATTGA